Proteins encoded in a region of the Pelobates fuscus isolate aPelFus1 chromosome 11, aPelFus1.pri, whole genome shotgun sequence genome:
- the RUVBL2 gene encoding ruvB-like 2, whose translation MATMATPKVPEVRDVTRIERIGAHSHIRGLGLDEALEPRQVSQGMVGQLAARRAAGVILEMIREGKIAGRAVLIAGQPGTGKTAIAMGMAQALGQDTPFTAIAGSEIFSLEMSKTEALTQSFRRSIGVRIKEETEIIEGEVVEVQIDRPATGTGAKVGKLTLKTTEMETIYDLGTKMIESLTKEKVQAGDVITIDKATGKITKLGRAFTRARDYDAMGSQTKFVQCPDGELQKRKEVVHTVSLHEIDVINSRTQGFLALFSGDTGEIKSEVREQINAKVAEWREEGKAEIIPGVLFIDEVHMLDIECFSFLNRALESDMAPVLIMATNRGITRIRGTNYQSPHGIPIDLLDRLLIISTSPYNEKETKQILKIRCEEEDVDMSEDAYTVLTRIGMETSLRYSIQLITAASLVCRKRKGNDVQVDDIKRVYSLFLDESRSTQYMKEYQDAFMFNEMKGDTMDTS comes from the exons ACTCCCAAGGTGCCCGAAGTGCGTGATGTCACCAGAATTGAAAGAATTG GTGCACATTCTCACATTCGAGGACTTGGTCTGGATGAAGCTTTGGAACCCCGACAG GTTTCGCAGGGCATGGTGGGCCAGCTGGCTGCTCGCCGTGCTGCTGGAGTTATTTTGGAAATGATCAGAGAAGGCAAAATTGCAGGACGAGCTGTGCTGATTGCAGGACAACCTGGCACTGGAAAAACTGCCATAGCTATGG GCATGGCACAAGCCCTGGGCCAAGATACGCCATTTACAGCAATTGCTGGCAGTGAAATCTTCTCCCTAGAAATGAGCAAAACTGAAGCTTTGACGCAATCATTCCGTCGTTCTATCGGTGTCCGAATCAA AGAAgaaactgaaataattgaagGAGAGGTTGTCGAAGTTCAAATTGACAGACCTGCAACTGGAACT GGTGCAAAGGTGGGCAAACTGACATTGAAAACTACAGAGATGGAGACTATTTATGACTTGGGAACAAAGATGATCGAATCACTGACAAAGGAAAAAGTTCAGGCTGG CGATGTTATTACCATTGATAAAGCCACAGGCAAGATTACCAAATTGGGTCGTGCTTTCACAAGAGCGAGAGACTATGATGCCATGGGATCCCAG aCCAAATTTGTCCAGTGCCCTGATGGGGAATTACAGAAGCGCAAGGAAGTAGTCCACACTGTGTCTCTACATGAAATCGATGTTATTAACAGCAGGACTCAGGGATTTCTTGCTCTTTTTTCAG GCGACACCGGAGAGATCAAATCTGAAGTTCGTGAACAGATCAATGCGAAGGTGGCAGAATGGCGAGAGGAAGGAAAGGCTGAAATTATCCCTGGG GTGCTCTTTATAGATGAGGTACACATGTTGGACATTGAATGTTTCTCATTTTTAAATCGGGCATTGGAGAGTGacatggcccctgtgctgatcaTGGCCACAAACAGAGGTATCACTAG GATTCGCGGAACAAACTACCAGAGTCCCCACGGAATTCCAATCGATTTACTGGACCGGTTACTTATCATTTCAACTTCACCATACAATGAAAAGGAAACCAAACAGATCTTGAAGATCAG GTGTGAAGAGGAAGATGTGGATATGAGCGAGGATGCTTACACTGTACTGACGCGGATCGGTATGGAAACCTCTCTCCGATACTCCATTCAGCTCATCACAGCTGCAAGTCTGGTCTGCAGGAAGCGGAAG GGAAATGATGTACAGGTAGACGATATCAAACGAGTATATTCCCTCTTTCTTGATGAGTCCAGATCAACACAGTACATGAAAGAATATCAAGATGCCTTTATGTTTAATGAAATGA AAGGAGACACCATGGACACGTCGTGA